One window of Chloroflexus aggregans DSM 9485 genomic DNA carries:
- a CDS encoding S9 family peptidase has product MTNPTPSRFTIDDLYELGWLEDPRLSPDGQTAAVVWVTVDRVNNGYRRQIVLVPTNGGSLRRFTRGKHDRQPRWSPDGRWLAFVSHRDDERGQIYLIPVDGGEARQLTAMPNGASDPAWSPDGRWIAFLSPVSVDEQAREDAGEMPSPPADAWEARRAREQRQHDEELRIDPRVVTKLPYRSGTSYFDDRWRQVYVVEVDDEDRTATPRRLTSGEIHYSTPVWLPNGEALLSTATRDPEADSLFAYYDVVRIPLDGLPHALTSPGFSYFDPQPSPDGSQIAFLRLNEERLLGEGRRVAIIPAEGGEPHDLTAHTDLNVEQFRWQPDGQGILFSAGWRGDAHVYQIGLPGTPTYRNGLTLVGGARLVSEFDVGRDGSIVFIAGSADNPCDLFFRSADGHERRLTAINDRLLQQRIIVPMEEMTYLSPDGSEVQGWTLHPPDFNPMQRYPLAVYIHGGPHVMWGPGFRSMWHEWQVAAARGYVVFFCNPRGSEGYGELWRDAIRRNWGEADAPDILAGIDALVARGYIDPNRIAVTGGSYGGYMTAWLIGHDDRFACAVAARGVYNLLTLHGTSDAHELIEIEFGGYPWELYEELWDHSPLAHAHKIKTPLLLLHSELDYRVPISEAEQLFAILRRQKKVVELVRYPREGHELTRSGEPRHRADHMRRTLEWFDRYCQV; this is encoded by the coding sequence ATGACAAATCCAACCCCTAGTCGCTTCACGATTGATGATCTCTACGAGCTGGGCTGGCTGGAAGATCCGCGTCTTAGCCCCGATGGACAGACTGCAGCGGTTGTGTGGGTAACGGTTGACCGGGTCAACAATGGGTATCGGCGGCAGATTGTGTTGGTACCGACGAATGGCGGTTCACTGCGACGCTTTACACGCGGGAAACACGATCGTCAGCCGCGCTGGAGCCCAGATGGAAGATGGTTGGCGTTTGTGTCACATCGCGACGATGAACGCGGCCAAATCTATCTGATCCCGGTTGATGGTGGTGAAGCGCGGCAATTAACGGCAATGCCCAATGGCGCCAGCGATCCGGCTTGGAGTCCTGATGGTCGGTGGATCGCGTTTTTATCACCGGTGAGTGTTGACGAACAGGCGCGTGAGGATGCCGGTGAGATGCCGTCGCCGCCGGCGGATGCGTGGGAAGCCCGTCGTGCTCGTGAGCAGCGTCAGCACGATGAGGAGCTTCGGATTGATCCACGGGTGGTGACAAAACTACCGTATCGGAGTGGGACCAGCTATTTCGATGATCGGTGGCGGCAGGTGTATGTTGTAGAGGTGGACGATGAAGATCGCACCGCCACACCTCGCCGGCTTACTTCGGGTGAAATTCACTACAGTACACCGGTTTGGCTGCCGAACGGTGAAGCACTCCTCAGTACGGCGACGCGCGATCCGGAAGCCGATTCGCTGTTCGCTTATTACGATGTTGTGCGTATTCCGCTTGATGGATTGCCCCATGCATTGACGAGTCCGGGCTTCTCGTACTTCGATCCGCAGCCTTCGCCTGATGGCAGCCAGATTGCGTTCTTACGCCTCAATGAAGAGCGATTGCTCGGTGAAGGTCGGCGAGTCGCGATCATTCCGGCGGAAGGTGGTGAACCGCACGACCTCACGGCCCATACCGATCTGAACGTTGAACAATTCCGCTGGCAGCCCGACGGTCAGGGGATACTGTTTAGTGCCGGATGGCGCGGCGATGCTCATGTCTATCAGATCGGTCTTCCAGGCACACCGACCTATCGTAATGGATTGACGTTGGTCGGTGGGGCGCGGTTGGTCAGCGAGTTTGATGTAGGGCGTGATGGGAGTATCGTCTTTATTGCCGGGAGTGCTGATAATCCGTGCGATCTCTTCTTCCGTAGCGCTGATGGTCACGAGCGACGATTGACAGCGATCAATGATCGGTTGCTTCAGCAACGGATTATTGTGCCGATGGAAGAGATGACGTATCTTTCCCCTGATGGTAGTGAGGTGCAGGGATGGACGCTGCATCCACCGGATTTCAATCCGATGCAGCGTTATCCGCTTGCGGTGTACATCCATGGCGGGCCGCATGTGATGTGGGGGCCTGGTTTTCGCTCGATGTGGCATGAATGGCAAGTTGCAGCAGCGCGCGGATATGTGGTCTTCTTCTGTAATCCGCGGGGTAGTGAGGGGTATGGTGAGCTGTGGCGCGATGCAATTCGGCGTAATTGGGGCGAGGCGGATGCACCCGATATTCTGGCCGGAATCGATGCGCTGGTGGCACGTGGGTATATCGATCCCAACCGGATTGCCGTGACCGGTGGTTCGTATGGTGGGTATATGACGGCCTGGCTGATCGGGCACGATGACCGGTTTGCCTGTGCGGTTGCTGCTCGTGGCGTATATAATCTGCTGACGTTACATGGTACGAGTGACGCTCACGAGTTGATCGAAATCGAGTTTGGTGGGTATCCGTGGGAGTTGTACGAAGAGTTGTGGGATCATTCACCATTAGCGCACGCACACAAGATCAAAACGCCGTTGCTGCTCTTGCATAGCGAGCTTGATTACCGAGTGCCGATTAGTGAAGCGGAGCAGCTCTTTGCCATCCTCCGTCGTCAAAAGAAGGTCGTGGAGTTGGTACGGTATCCGCGCGAAGGTCATGAGCTGACGCGCAGCGGTGAACCACGTCACCGTGCCGATCATATGCGACGGACGCTTGAGTGGTTTGATCGGTATTGTCAGGTGTAG
- a CDS encoding helix-turn-helix domain-containing protein, with the protein MSTSDEKMPLSVLLFHSAMKQQMSLADFAAALGLSVATLRSYLFEAGSRSRMRSKTVEQMAKILNMPASEVRERAELLPYADQPFGEWLKAQMQGRFTRASLCTATKISDSAMKNYLSGQTTPDPDNAIRLAEVLGADSLTVARLIVASELRRRGVELPSAPHREQTVPVEPMPEPKPEPAPIPASTTVDGATPTPKSDTVIDEAIINAYTEQRLLNLWRRLHPQGRRATLTYIASLLAEGM; encoded by the coding sequence GTGAGCACGTCTGATGAAAAAATGCCGCTCTCGGTGCTCCTCTTCCACTCTGCAATGAAGCAACAGATGTCATTGGCCGACTTTGCGGCAGCCCTCGGCTTGAGCGTAGCGACCCTGCGTTCGTATCTTTTTGAAGCAGGATCACGTTCGCGAATGCGTAGCAAGACGGTTGAGCAAATGGCTAAAATACTGAATATGCCGGCTAGCGAGGTACGCGAACGTGCGGAACTCCTCCCTTACGCCGATCAACCGTTTGGTGAGTGGCTGAAAGCACAAATGCAAGGTCGTTTTACCCGCGCCAGCCTGTGTACCGCTACCAAAATCAGTGATAGCGCGATGAAAAATTATCTCAGCGGCCAAACAACGCCCGACCCCGATAACGCCATTCGCTTGGCCGAGGTGCTTGGCGCCGACTCGCTGACGGTTGCCCGCCTGATCGTTGCCTCCGAACTGCGCCGGCGCGGTGTTGAATTGCCGAGTGCGCCACATCGTGAACAGACGGTGCCGGTTGAACCGATGCCGGAGCCAAAACCGGAACCTGCTCCTATACCGGCTTCGACCACCGTTGATGGTGCAACACCCACTCCCAAGAGCGATACCGTCATCGACGAGGCCATCATCAATGCCTATACTGAACAGCGTCTGCTCAACCTGTGGCGGCGCCTGCACCCCCAAGGTCGGCGCGCAACCCTAACCTACATCGCTTCCCTGCTGGCCGAAGGGATGTAA
- the modA gene encoding molybdate ABC transporter substrate-binding protein codes for MIRRMLLILLLSLTACSTSQAIATKPVELTVAAASDLTPAFKEIGSLFTERTGIQVVFNFGSTGQLAQQIERGAPFDIFYAANKSFIEELATNGVIDPNTMTVYAQGRITIWTRADQPLRPQQLSDLLDPAYKRIAIANPEHAPYGQAAREALERAGVWDQLKDRLVFGENIAQTLTIADTGNVEVAIVALSLSVQSSGRWVLIPAELHPDHPLIQMAAVVKGTKHADVARQFMEFVNSPDGHKIMKKYGFILPGEIVEPTR; via the coding sequence ATGATTCGTCGAATGTTGCTCATCTTGCTATTATCGTTGACGGCCTGTAGCACGTCGCAAGCGATTGCTACCAAACCGGTAGAGCTAACGGTAGCTGCGGCCTCTGATCTTACCCCAGCTTTCAAAGAGATCGGTTCGTTGTTTACCGAGCGTACCGGCATACAAGTTGTCTTTAACTTTGGCTCGACCGGACAGTTGGCTCAGCAGATTGAGCGCGGGGCACCGTTTGATATCTTTTATGCAGCGAATAAATCGTTTATTGAAGAGTTAGCTACGAACGGGGTTATCGACCCTAACACAATGACGGTGTATGCGCAAGGGCGGATTACGATTTGGACGCGCGCCGATCAGCCGTTGCGGCCGCAGCAGCTTAGCGACTTGCTTGATCCGGCGTATAAACGAATTGCGATTGCCAATCCTGAACATGCGCCGTATGGTCAAGCGGCACGTGAGGCGTTGGAGCGAGCCGGTGTATGGGATCAATTGAAGGATCGACTGGTATTCGGTGAAAATATTGCGCAGACCCTGACAATTGCTGATACTGGTAACGTTGAGGTGGCGATTGTCGCACTGTCATTGAGTGTACAGAGTTCTGGACGTTGGGTGCTGATCCCGGCTGAACTACACCCTGATCATCCGTTGATCCAGATGGCAGCGGTGGTAAAAGGCACAAAACACGCAGATGTAGCCCGCCAATTTATGGAGTTTGTGAATAGCCCAGACGGGCACAAGATTATGAAGAAGTATGGGTTTATTTTACCTGGTGAGATCGTGGAACCTACAAGGTGA
- a CDS encoding translin family protein, translating into MSIEQIVAGCVVQIESIHTARERTIAATRVLVRQSANSIRAAHRGDFVTARHLLALAAEVVAEINDATAGAPEVRYAGYTQDALKEYAEAHLVFAFLAGEEPPTGEMIGVEPAAYLNGLAEAASELRRAILDGLRRGEIERSERLLTIMDDVYSSLLTVDYPEAITGGLRRSTDALRTVLERTRGDVTAAIRQEQLIAAMKALEARLE; encoded by the coding sequence ATGAGTATTGAGCAGATTGTTGCCGGCTGCGTCGTACAAATCGAGAGTATCCACACGGCACGCGAACGCACAATTGCCGCTACGCGCGTCTTAGTTCGGCAGAGTGCCAATAGTATTCGTGCGGCCCACCGAGGAGATTTTGTGACGGCGCGTCATCTATTGGCATTGGCGGCCGAAGTAGTAGCGGAAATCAACGACGCCACCGCCGGTGCTCCCGAGGTACGCTACGCCGGTTATACGCAAGATGCGCTGAAGGAGTATGCCGAAGCGCATTTGGTGTTTGCCTTCTTGGCCGGCGAAGAGCCACCAACCGGTGAGATGATCGGTGTAGAACCGGCGGCCTATCTCAACGGTTTGGCTGAAGCAGCAAGTGAGCTGCGCCGGGCGATTCTCGATGGGCTGCGTCGTGGTGAGATCGAGCGCAGTGAACGTTTGCTCACCATTATGGACGATGTGTATAGTTCGCTCCTGACGGTGGATTACCCCGAAGCGATTACCGGTGGTCTCCGTCGTTCAACCGATGCACTACGGACTGTGCTCGAACGAACGCGCGGTGATGTTACGGCAGCGATCCGGCAAGAACAGTTAATTGCTGCTATGAAGGCATTGGAAGCGCGATTGGAATGA
- the modB gene encoding molybdate ABC transporter permease subunit has protein sequence MNWPAFWLSLQVTAVATFFIWLLGLPIALLLARTKFAGQTIFETLLLLPLILPPSVVGYYLLLVLGKGSPITEWFQIRILFTWPAAVVAAVVVGLPLMIQSSRAALANVDPRLEQAARTLGASEWRILWRITLPLARRGIIAGVVLGGARALGEFGATLMVTGNIPGRTQTLPVAIYDAVQSQRYQDANLMVLVMTVIAYLGLWLVRLLEDNSARPVTGTATVQEEMDATAIAR, from the coding sequence ATGAACTGGCCGGCCTTTTGGTTGTCGTTACAAGTCACGGCAGTTGCAACGTTTTTTATCTGGTTGCTCGGCTTACCGATTGCTCTGCTCTTAGCACGTACCAAATTTGCAGGGCAAACGATTTTTGAGACGTTATTGTTACTACCGTTGATTCTACCGCCGAGTGTGGTTGGCTATTATTTGTTACTCGTGTTGGGAAAGGGTAGCCCAATCACAGAATGGTTTCAGATCCGAATTCTTTTCACATGGCCGGCAGCCGTCGTTGCGGCGGTTGTTGTCGGTTTACCGCTTATGATCCAGAGTAGTCGAGCGGCGCTGGCAAATGTCGATCCACGCCTCGAACAAGCGGCACGCACCTTGGGTGCGAGTGAGTGGCGTATTCTGTGGCGCATCACCTTGCCATTGGCCCGGCGCGGGATTATAGCCGGTGTTGTGTTGGGTGGAGCACGGGCTTTAGGTGAGTTTGGGGCAACCCTCATGGTAACGGGGAATATTCCCGGGCGTACCCAGACATTACCGGTGGCGATCTATGATGCCGTGCAGTCCCAGCGCTATCAAGATGCGAATCTGATGGTGTTGGTTATGACGGTCATTGCATATCTCGGTTTGTGGTTGGTGCGTTTGTTGGAAGACAACTCGGCACGACCTGTGACCGGTACTGCAACCGTGCAGGAGGAGATGGATGCAACCGCAATTGCACGTTGA
- a CDS encoding ABC transporter ATP-binding protein — MQPQLHVDFRRQLGHLTLRMQLQVGPEILVLFGPSGAGKTQTLQAIAGLMTPDEGLIKLNETILFRRRPGERMINLPPRHRRIGYVFQQYALFPHMTALENVAFPLGRSNDARQHALALLEKMHLAHVAHRKPHELSGGQQQRVAIARALATNSPVILFDESFSALDQPVRDRLHADLRALQAERGLIVIYVTHNLNDAFAVGHRVAIVTEGHVEQVGPLTEVYRYPVSVQVARILGIRNLMQVQVIGQETDRVWLDWQGWRIEASSLAQSVAVGQMVHAFINPVEIRLVYPDRPSHRFTGCNLLPARIVGRHADRYLHQLIIAVGSSTLEVAYPYTAYAGLDTNVGSEVQISFRPESVVIIPERSTTQIASSETVGLATVAHRL, encoded by the coding sequence ATGCAACCGCAATTGCACGTTGACTTTCGGCGTCAACTAGGACATCTAACACTGCGCATGCAATTGCAGGTTGGGCCTGAGATTTTGGTATTGTTTGGGCCTTCCGGGGCCGGTAAGACGCAGACACTCCAGGCGATTGCCGGCCTGATGACACCCGATGAAGGGTTGATCAAACTCAACGAGACAATCCTGTTTCGTCGTCGGCCCGGTGAGCGGATGATCAATCTGCCACCGCGTCACCGGCGGATCGGCTACGTCTTTCAACAGTACGCTCTCTTCCCTCATATGACGGCCCTAGAGAATGTGGCGTTTCCGCTTGGTCGAAGCAATGATGCCCGTCAGCATGCACTCGCGCTGCTTGAGAAGATGCATTTGGCACATGTCGCTCATCGTAAGCCGCACGAATTGTCGGGGGGGCAACAACAGCGGGTGGCAATTGCCCGTGCATTGGCGACCAACTCACCGGTGATCCTGTTCGATGAGTCGTTTTCGGCGCTCGACCAGCCGGTGCGTGATCGGTTACACGCCGATTTGCGCGCCTTGCAAGCCGAACGTGGTTTGATCGTGATCTACGTGACCCATAATCTCAACGATGCCTTTGCTGTCGGTCATCGTGTGGCGATTGTCACCGAGGGGCATGTCGAGCAGGTGGGACCATTGACGGAGGTGTATCGCTATCCGGTAAGTGTACAGGTGGCCCGGATTCTAGGTATCAGGAACCTGATGCAGGTACAGGTGATAGGGCAAGAGACCGATCGGGTTTGGCTTGATTGGCAGGGATGGCGCATCGAAGCGAGTAGTCTGGCGCAATCGGTTGCAGTCGGTCAGATGGTGCATGCCTTTATTAATCCGGTCGAGATACGGTTGGTCTATCCTGATCGACCATCCCATCGCTTTACCGGTTGCAATCTGTTGCCGGCGAGAATTGTCGGCCGGCATGCCGATCGATATTTGCATCAACTGATCATTGCGGTCGGGTCATCTACGCTTGAGGTAGCTTATCCATACACGGCATATGCCGGTCTTGATACGAATGTCGGGAGTGAAGTACAGATTAGTTTTCGTCCCGAAAGTGTTGTCATCATTCCAGAACGTAGTACGACTCAGATAGCTTCGTCTGAGACGGTCGGATTAGCGACGGTTGCTCACCGGTTATGA
- a CDS encoding PadR family transcriptional regulator has translation MSASKPTFTIDLALLGLFRQGPLHPYELFQQLQQPDGLGSVWRLKQSHLYALLDRLEARRYLTHRLELQGHRPPRKVLSLTPAGEAAFAEWVVTPVSHGRDIRLEFLTKLYFARREGPVVAAQLLERQIGCCQRWLDKHTQRGEALPEQSFERLVQQYRVGQIRATLAWLEECQETLAVFGV, from the coding sequence ATGTCTGCTTCAAAACCAACGTTTACCATTGACTTGGCACTTTTGGGTCTGTTTCGTCAAGGACCGCTACACCCCTACGAGCTTTTTCAGCAGTTGCAGCAGCCTGACGGCCTTGGGAGTGTCTGGCGTCTGAAGCAGAGTCACCTCTACGCTCTCCTCGACCGGCTCGAAGCGAGGAGGTATCTCACCCATCGTCTCGAGCTTCAAGGTCATCGTCCGCCACGAAAAGTCCTCTCGCTGACCCCTGCCGGTGAGGCAGCGTTTGCTGAATGGGTGGTGACGCCGGTGTCACACGGGCGTGATATTCGGCTAGAGTTTCTGACCAAACTCTATTTTGCACGCCGTGAGGGTCCGGTTGTAGCTGCTCAATTACTCGAACGACAAATTGGGTGTTGTCAGCGTTGGCTTGATAAGCATACGCAACGAGGCGAAGCGCTACCTGAGCAATCGTTTGAGCGCTTGGTGCAACAGTATCGGGTTGGTCAAATCCGGGCGACGCTGGCATGGTTAGAAGAATGTCAAGAAACTCTTGCCGTATTTGGAGTATGA
- a CDS encoding cyclase family protein, with protein sequence MYDLSRPILSGMPVYPGDPPVQVKPLSFPPWQISELHMGSHSGTHLDAPRHRFATGVGIDDITPDRLIGPGIVIDVGGYPANAELGPSVLAGYKLRPGMAVLFRTGWEVYWERDEYARHPYIGAALAEALVQREVRLVGIDAFSVDSTVAGGDAAHTLLLRNNILIVENLCHLANLELGVIYTVACFPLLIVGGDGAPARVLAWRATGFDPS encoded by the coding sequence ATGTACGATTTGAGTCGTCCAATTCTCTCCGGTATGCCGGTTTATCCGGGTGATCCGCCGGTGCAGGTAAAGCCTCTGTCATTTCCACCATGGCAGATCAGTGAGTTGCACATGGGAAGCCATAGTGGAACCCATCTTGATGCGCCTCGTCATCGGTTTGCCACCGGTGTGGGGATCGATGACATCACACCGGATCGATTGATCGGCCCGGGGATTGTGATCGATGTCGGTGGGTATCCGGCCAATGCTGAGCTAGGGCCATCAGTGCTTGCGGGGTATAAGTTACGACCTGGCATGGCCGTTCTCTTTCGTACCGGCTGGGAAGTGTATTGGGAGCGTGACGAGTATGCCCGTCACCCCTATATTGGTGCTGCACTTGCCGAAGCGTTGGTACAACGAGAGGTACGGCTTGTCGGGATTGATGCGTTCAGCGTCGATTCAACGGTTGCCGGCGGTGACGCGGCCCATACGCTGTTGCTGCGTAACAATATTCTGATCGTTGAAAATCTTTGTCATCTCGCCAACCTGGAACTCGGAGTTATATATACGGTTGCGTGCTTTCCCCTCTTGATCGTCGGTGGTGATGGTGCACCGGCGCGGGTGCTGGCCTGGCGCGCTACCGGTTTTGATCCATCGTAG
- a CDS encoding GGDEF domain-containing protein, which yields MQTVIEEERQRFDRQRRRTYLIAGLLGSLMVTIDIVKLINNPVLPLAETIIYVTNDVLLIIISLSVCWMMITRRESLVTIERFMFIVFAAEALLFNGIVPPLLGQTLPQLWEQTVNDDIWFLLMICTLAFHLFRHRISVILVSSLYGLALAIVGGQVLVAGLQGNDVTMGLRALQVYGMGGIFLCFIYIISRYRSISQRLQIEYQLMQEWAFIDMLTGLFNRRRCEQLLQTNIEYSRRYHQPLTICLWDIDHFKQVNDTYGHEVGDQVLRQIARLAQSSTRSTDLVGRWGGEEFCLILPHTCLSEAEELVDRLRHLIKTQVRVGQQPVTASFGLVEYDTTDNLASLIRRADEALYAAKAAGRNRVVVMA from the coding sequence ATGCAAACCGTGATTGAAGAAGAACGCCAACGTTTTGACCGCCAACGTCGTCGCACCTATCTGATTGCCGGGCTGCTCGGTAGTTTGATGGTTACAATCGATATTGTCAAGCTGATCAACAATCCCGTCCTCCCGTTGGCAGAAACTATCATCTATGTGACCAATGATGTTTTACTGATTATTATTTCGCTGAGTGTGTGTTGGATGATGATCACGCGACGCGAGTCGCTGGTGACCATCGAGCGTTTCATGTTTATCGTTTTCGCCGCCGAAGCGCTGCTCTTTAACGGAATTGTCCCGCCGCTCCTCGGTCAAACATTGCCACAGCTTTGGGAGCAGACGGTGAATGACGATATTTGGTTTCTCTTAATGATCTGCACACTCGCTTTTCATCTCTTCCGACATCGCATCAGTGTCATTTTGGTCAGTAGTTTGTATGGGCTGGCACTTGCCATCGTTGGCGGGCAAGTACTCGTTGCCGGCTTGCAAGGGAACGACGTGACGATGGGGTTACGCGCACTACAAGTGTACGGAATGGGTGGCATCTTCTTGTGTTTCATTTACATTATCAGTCGCTACCGGTCAATCTCGCAGCGTCTACAGATCGAGTATCAACTGATGCAGGAATGGGCCTTCATCGATATGCTCACGGGGCTGTTTAATCGCCGTCGCTGTGAACAACTGTTACAGACCAACATTGAGTATAGCCGGCGTTATCACCAACCTTTGACGATCTGTCTGTGGGATATTGACCACTTCAAACAGGTCAACGATACATACGGTCATGAGGTAGGTGATCAAGTTTTGCGCCAAATTGCCCGTCTTGCTCAATCGTCGACTCGCTCGACCGATCTGGTCGGGCGTTGGGGTGGCGAAGAGTTTTGTTTAATCTTGCCGCATACATGTCTATCTGAAGCCGAAGAACTGGTTGATCGCTTGCGTCATCTGATTAAGACGCAGGTGCGCGTTGGGCAGCAACCGGTAACGGCTAGTTTTGGTCTCGTCGAATACGATACAACCGATAATCTCGCTAGCTTGATCAGACGGGCTGATGAAGCGTTGTATGCGGCTAAAGCAGCCGGGCGGAATCGGGTGGTTGTGATGGCGTAG
- a CDS encoding ATP-binding protein has product MSDSTILALTDDALIGETSSSEFSSEGGTPTFDRIPFRVRAGKCPNLNTFVIALRQGDDNRAHYGRIIAGSELNLRASPTGMQKDDAYGMRRTDIRSSELSPDLVRVMEIELLGEISVLGNGSLEITEPTQLPHTGQPVYELPATIIPKLLNIPEDERVQDKDKPTSASGLYLGNIESGGHSIPFFLPNRAIARHIAVLGKTGVGKSYAVGVLMEELYAKRIPILSFDVLGDTEQTARELEGKHIVAGTDDFKIPYSIIGLEEFLAFIPNLTSDQRELITSAYGNVFDEALDKLEKGEELNIPFSRLTSLVEDIGRSINSKATPNAVKRVEAAFNRSSLLTDKPVTWTNLLETSPLINIYVGHLGQWQRNLVVGAVARILQRLRRRNHIPPFVLVIDEAHLFLPGGSDLPPSTLVLREMIRTARHDSVGVVLLSQSPSSMDRQILLTCNTRMLFALDPEDLRVVAGQIGDLPEETIKRIPRMARGTAVFTSGMDIMRHAVIVKIRERTFTTHVAETPDLREAVEQWHREHQKQQNSSR; this is encoded by the coding sequence GTGTCTGATAGCACAATACTGGCCCTGACAGACGATGCACTCATCGGAGAAACTTCTTCATCGGAGTTTTCGTCCGAGGGGGGAACTCCTACTTTTGACCGAATTCCATTTCGCGTCAGAGCAGGAAAATGCCCTAATCTTAATACTTTTGTGATAGCCCTCCGACAAGGGGATGACAACAGAGCACACTATGGCAGGATTATTGCCGGCAGTGAACTGAACCTGCGGGCCAGCCCTACAGGGATGCAAAAGGATGATGCCTATGGTATGCGACGTACCGATATTCGTTCATCAGAGCTGTCACCCGATCTGGTGAGAGTAATGGAGATTGAGCTTCTTGGAGAAATTAGCGTATTGGGTAACGGCTCTTTGGAAATCACCGAACCGACCCAGCTTCCTCACACCGGGCAACCTGTGTACGAATTGCCCGCTACAATTATCCCGAAACTTCTCAACATTCCCGAAGATGAGAGGGTACAAGATAAAGATAAACCAACCAGTGCTTCAGGCCTTTATCTGGGAAACATCGAATCAGGGGGGCACAGCATACCGTTCTTTTTACCGAATCGTGCCATTGCCCGTCATATTGCCGTACTAGGGAAAACCGGCGTTGGAAAGAGTTATGCCGTCGGCGTCTTGATGGAGGAACTCTACGCAAAACGTATCCCGATACTCTCGTTTGATGTCTTGGGAGATACCGAACAAACGGCAAGGGAACTTGAAGGAAAACATATCGTTGCCGGGACCGACGATTTCAAAATCCCCTACTCTATCATAGGTCTTGAGGAGTTTCTGGCGTTCATTCCGAACCTAACAAGCGATCAGCGAGAATTGATAACATCGGCTTATGGCAATGTCTTTGATGAGGCGCTCGATAAACTTGAGAAGGGGGAGGAATTAAATATTCCCTTCAGTCGTCTTACATCTCTTGTTGAAGACATCGGCCGATCTATCAATTCCAAAGCAACTCCGAATGCAGTCAAGCGGGTCGAAGCAGCCTTCAACCGAAGTTCTCTCCTAACCGACAAACCGGTTACATGGACAAACCTTTTGGAAACCTCACCACTTATTAACATCTATGTAGGCCATTTAGGCCAATGGCAACGCAATCTTGTTGTAGGCGCAGTAGCCCGTATTCTCCAGCGATTAAGGCGTCGCAATCATATACCACCGTTCGTTTTGGTTATTGATGAAGCGCATCTGTTCTTGCCCGGCGGGAGTGACCTCCCACCCTCGACATTGGTTCTTCGAGAGATGATCCGCACGGCTCGGCATGACTCGGTGGGGGTGGTATTGTTGAGCCAAAGTCCTTCTTCGATGGATCGCCAGATTCTGCTCACCTGCAATACACGTATGCTCTTTGCTTTGGATCCTGAAGATTTACGGGTAGTTGCCGGGCAAATCGGCGATCTGCCGGAGGAGACGATAAAGCGTATTCCGAGAATGGCCCGTGGCACGGCGGTATTCACATCCGGTATGGACATCATGCGTCATGCGGTCATCGTTAAAATACGCGAAAGAACCTTTACGACCCATGTAGCCGAAACTCCCGATTTACGTGAGGCGGTTGAACAATGGCACAGAGAACATCAGAAACAGCAAAACAGCAGCAGATAA